The Rhinolophus ferrumequinum isolate MPI-CBG mRhiFer1 chromosome 4, mRhiFer1_v1.p, whole genome shotgun sequence genome has a window encoding:
- the TGDS gene encoding dTDP-D-glucose 4,6-dehydratase isoform X2, giving the protein MSAAGSGEPLGPPRSFAKRVLVTGGAGFIASHVIVSLVEDYPNYMIINLDKLDYCASLKNLETISNKQNYKFIQGDICDSHFVKLLFETEKIDIVLHFAAQTHVDLSFVRAFEFTYVNVYGTHVLVSAAHEAKVEKFIYVSTDEVYGGSLDKEFDESSPKQPTNPYASSKAAAECFVQSYWERYKFPVVITRSSNVYGPHQYPEKVIPKFISLLQHNRKCCIHGSGLQTRNFLYATDVVEAFLTVLKKGKPGEIYNIGTNFEMSVLQLAKELIQLIKETNSESEMENWVDYVNDRPTNDMRYPMKSEKIHGLGWRPKVPWEEGIKKTIEWYRENFHNWKNVEKALEPFPVQPSFV; this is encoded by the exons ATGTCGGCTGCGGGCTCTGGGGAGCCCCTGGGTCCTCCCCGCAGCTTTGCGAAGCGGGTCCTGGTGACCGGGGGTGCTGGTTTCAT tgcaTCACATGTGATTGTCTCTTTAGTAGAAGACTATCCAAACTATATGATCATAAATCTAGACAAG CTGGATTACTGTGCAAGCTTGAAGAATCTTGAAACCATTTCtaacaaacaaaactacaaatTTATACAG GGTGACATATGTGATTCTCACTTTGTGAAACTGCTttttgaaacagagaaaatagataTTGTACTGCATTTTGCTGCACAAACACATGTAG aTCTTTCCTTTGTACGAGCCTTCGAATTTACGTATGTTAATGTTTATGGCACTCATGTTTTGGTAAGTGCCGCTCATGAAGCCAAAGTGGAGAAATTTATTTACGTTAGCACAGATGAAGTATACGGAGGCAGTCTTGATAAg gaatttGACGAATCTTCACCCAAACAACCTACAAATCCTTATGCATCATCTAAGGCAGCTGCTGAGTGTTTTGTACAGTCTTATTGGGAACGATATAAA TTTCCAGTTGTCATCACAAGAAGCAGTAATGTTTATGGACCACATCAATATCCAGAAAAG gttattccaaaatttatatcTCTACTGCAACACAACAGGAAGTG ctgCATTCATGGATCAGGGCTTCAAACAAGAAATTTTCTTTATGCTACTGATGTAGTGGAAGCATTTCTCACTGTCCTTAAAAAGGGGAAACCAGGTGAAATTTATAACATTGGAACCAATTTTGAAATGTCAGTTCTCCAGCTTGCCAAAGAACTAATACAACTG ATCAAAGAGACCAATTCAGAATCTGAAATGGAAAACTGGGTTGATTATGTTAATGATAG aCCTACCAATGATATGAGATATCCAATGAAGTCAGAAAAAATACATGGCTTAGGATGGAGACCTAAAGTGCCTtgggaagaaggaataaagaaaacaa ttgAATGGTATAGAGAGAATTTTCACAACTGGAAGAATGTGGAAAAAGCATTAGAACCCTTTCCAGTACAGCCATCATTTGTATAG
- the TGDS gene encoding dTDP-D-glucose 4,6-dehydratase isoform X4, translated as MIINLDKLDYCASLKNLETISNKQNYKFIQGDICDSHFVKLLFETEKIDIVLHFAAQTHVDLSFVRAFEFTYVNVYGTHVLVSAAHEAKVEKFIYVSTDEVYGGSLDKEFDESSPKQPTNPYASSKAAAECFVQSYWERYKFPVVITRSSNVYGPHQYPEKVIPKFISLLQHNRKCCIHGSGLQTRNFLYATDVVEAFLTVLKKGKPGEIYNIGTNFEMSVLQLAKELIQLIKETNSESEMENWVDYVNDRPTNDMRYPMKSEKIHGLGWRPKVPWEEGIKKTSAHFFTLFISLKVEWYRENFHNWKNVEKALEPFPVQPSFV; from the exons ATGATCATAAATCTAGACAAG CTGGATTACTGTGCAAGCTTGAAGAATCTTGAAACCATTTCtaacaaacaaaactacaaatTTATACAG GGTGACATATGTGATTCTCACTTTGTGAAACTGCTttttgaaacagagaaaatagataTTGTACTGCATTTTGCTGCACAAACACATGTAG aTCTTTCCTTTGTACGAGCCTTCGAATTTACGTATGTTAATGTTTATGGCACTCATGTTTTGGTAAGTGCCGCTCATGAAGCCAAAGTGGAGAAATTTATTTACGTTAGCACAGATGAAGTATACGGAGGCAGTCTTGATAAg gaatttGACGAATCTTCACCCAAACAACCTACAAATCCTTATGCATCATCTAAGGCAGCTGCTGAGTGTTTTGTACAGTCTTATTGGGAACGATATAAA TTTCCAGTTGTCATCACAAGAAGCAGTAATGTTTATGGACCACATCAATATCCAGAAAAG gttattccaaaatttatatcTCTACTGCAACACAACAGGAAGTG ctgCATTCATGGATCAGGGCTTCAAACAAGAAATTTTCTTTATGCTACTGATGTAGTGGAAGCATTTCTCACTGTCCTTAAAAAGGGGAAACCAGGTGAAATTTATAACATTGGAACCAATTTTGAAATGTCAGTTCTCCAGCTTGCCAAAGAACTAATACAACTG ATCAAAGAGACCAATTCAGAATCTGAAATGGAAAACTGGGTTGATTATGTTAATGATAG aCCTACCAATGATATGAGATATCCAATGAAGTCAGAAAAAATACATGGCTTAGGATGGAGACCTAAAGTGCCTtgggaagaaggaataaagaaaacaa GTGCacatttttttactcttttcataTCCTTGAAAG ttgAATGGTATAGAGAGAATTTTCACAACTGGAAGAATGTGGAAAAAGCATTAGAACCCTTTCCAGTACAGCCATCATTTGTATAG
- the TGDS gene encoding dTDP-D-glucose 4,6-dehydratase isoform X3, whose protein sequence is MSAAGSGEPLGPPRSFAKRVLVTGGAGFIASHVIVSLVEDYPNYMIINLDKLDYCASLKNLETISNKQNYKFIQGDICDSHFVKLLFETEKIDIVLHFAAQTHVDLSFVRAFEFTYVNVYGTHVLVSAAHEAKVEKFIYVSTDEVYGGSLDKEFDESSPKQPTNPYASSKAAAECFVQSYWERYKVIPKFISLLQHNRKCCIHGSGLQTRNFLYATDVVEAFLTVLKKGKPGEIYNIGTNFEMSVLQLAKELIQLIKETNSESEMENWVDYVNDRPTNDMRYPMKSEKIHGLGWRPKVPWEEGIKKTSAHFFTLFISLKVEWYRENFHNWKNVEKALEPFPVQPSFV, encoded by the exons ATGTCGGCTGCGGGCTCTGGGGAGCCCCTGGGTCCTCCCCGCAGCTTTGCGAAGCGGGTCCTGGTGACCGGGGGTGCTGGTTTCAT tgcaTCACATGTGATTGTCTCTTTAGTAGAAGACTATCCAAACTATATGATCATAAATCTAGACAAG CTGGATTACTGTGCAAGCTTGAAGAATCTTGAAACCATTTCtaacaaacaaaactacaaatTTATACAG GGTGACATATGTGATTCTCACTTTGTGAAACTGCTttttgaaacagagaaaatagataTTGTACTGCATTTTGCTGCACAAACACATGTAG aTCTTTCCTTTGTACGAGCCTTCGAATTTACGTATGTTAATGTTTATGGCACTCATGTTTTGGTAAGTGCCGCTCATGAAGCCAAAGTGGAGAAATTTATTTACGTTAGCACAGATGAAGTATACGGAGGCAGTCTTGATAAg gaatttGACGAATCTTCACCCAAACAACCTACAAATCCTTATGCATCATCTAAGGCAGCTGCTGAGTGTTTTGTACAGTCTTATTGGGAACGATATAAA gttattccaaaatttatatcTCTACTGCAACACAACAGGAAGTG ctgCATTCATGGATCAGGGCTTCAAACAAGAAATTTTCTTTATGCTACTGATGTAGTGGAAGCATTTCTCACTGTCCTTAAAAAGGGGAAACCAGGTGAAATTTATAACATTGGAACCAATTTTGAAATGTCAGTTCTCCAGCTTGCCAAAGAACTAATACAACTG ATCAAAGAGACCAATTCAGAATCTGAAATGGAAAACTGGGTTGATTATGTTAATGATAG aCCTACCAATGATATGAGATATCCAATGAAGTCAGAAAAAATACATGGCTTAGGATGGAGACCTAAAGTGCCTtgggaagaaggaataaagaaaacaa GTGCacatttttttactcttttcataTCCTTGAAAG ttgAATGGTATAGAGAGAATTTTCACAACTGGAAGAATGTGGAAAAAGCATTAGAACCCTTTCCAGTACAGCCATCATTTGTATAG
- the TGDS gene encoding dTDP-D-glucose 4,6-dehydratase isoform X1, which produces MSAAGSGEPLGPPRSFAKRVLVTGGAGFIASHVIVSLVEDYPNYMIINLDKLDYCASLKNLETISNKQNYKFIQGDICDSHFVKLLFETEKIDIVLHFAAQTHVDLSFVRAFEFTYVNVYGTHVLVSAAHEAKVEKFIYVSTDEVYGGSLDKEFDESSPKQPTNPYASSKAAAECFVQSYWERYKFPVVITRSSNVYGPHQYPEKVIPKFISLLQHNRKCCIHGSGLQTRNFLYATDVVEAFLTVLKKGKPGEIYNIGTNFEMSVLQLAKELIQLIKETNSESEMENWVDYVNDRPTNDMRYPMKSEKIHGLGWRPKVPWEEGIKKTSAHFFTLFISLKVEWYRENFHNWKNVEKALEPFPVQPSFV; this is translated from the exons ATGTCGGCTGCGGGCTCTGGGGAGCCCCTGGGTCCTCCCCGCAGCTTTGCGAAGCGGGTCCTGGTGACCGGGGGTGCTGGTTTCAT tgcaTCACATGTGATTGTCTCTTTAGTAGAAGACTATCCAAACTATATGATCATAAATCTAGACAAG CTGGATTACTGTGCAAGCTTGAAGAATCTTGAAACCATTTCtaacaaacaaaactacaaatTTATACAG GGTGACATATGTGATTCTCACTTTGTGAAACTGCTttttgaaacagagaaaatagataTTGTACTGCATTTTGCTGCACAAACACATGTAG aTCTTTCCTTTGTACGAGCCTTCGAATTTACGTATGTTAATGTTTATGGCACTCATGTTTTGGTAAGTGCCGCTCATGAAGCCAAAGTGGAGAAATTTATTTACGTTAGCACAGATGAAGTATACGGAGGCAGTCTTGATAAg gaatttGACGAATCTTCACCCAAACAACCTACAAATCCTTATGCATCATCTAAGGCAGCTGCTGAGTGTTTTGTACAGTCTTATTGGGAACGATATAAA TTTCCAGTTGTCATCACAAGAAGCAGTAATGTTTATGGACCACATCAATATCCAGAAAAG gttattccaaaatttatatcTCTACTGCAACACAACAGGAAGTG ctgCATTCATGGATCAGGGCTTCAAACAAGAAATTTTCTTTATGCTACTGATGTAGTGGAAGCATTTCTCACTGTCCTTAAAAAGGGGAAACCAGGTGAAATTTATAACATTGGAACCAATTTTGAAATGTCAGTTCTCCAGCTTGCCAAAGAACTAATACAACTG ATCAAAGAGACCAATTCAGAATCTGAAATGGAAAACTGGGTTGATTATGTTAATGATAG aCCTACCAATGATATGAGATATCCAATGAAGTCAGAAAAAATACATGGCTTAGGATGGAGACCTAAAGTGCCTtgggaagaaggaataaagaaaacaa GTGCacatttttttactcttttcataTCCTTGAAAG ttgAATGGTATAGAGAGAATTTTCACAACTGGAAGAATGTGGAAAAAGCATTAGAACCCTTTCCAGTACAGCCATCATTTGTATAG